Proteins encoded within one genomic window of Salipaludibacillus agaradhaerens:
- a CDS encoding amino acid ABC transporter permease: MLDNFNDLINSPHFINSIPFIWRGLQLTLIVTFTGVIIGFVIGSLFGLARLSKNKFIYAIATIYIELVRGTPILVQALFLYFAVSDFFGINFDAVTAGIIAIAINAGAYIAEIVRGGVESIDKGQMEAGRSIGLNATQTMQYIIWPQAFKRMIPPLGNQFIISLKDTSIFAVISLSEMTYLMRQYVSTTGETFVPYVMLCFGYLIITIPAMVLLRWIERRLDV; encoded by the coding sequence ATGTTAGACAATTTTAATGATTTAATAAATAGTCCTCATTTCATCAATAGCATTCCTTTTATATGGAGAGGACTTCAATTAACGTTAATTGTGACATTTACTGGTGTCATTATTGGATTTGTGATTGGCAGTCTATTTGGGTTAGCGAGGCTATCAAAAAATAAATTCATCTACGCTATAGCTACCATTTATATTGAATTAGTTCGCGGGACACCTATTCTCGTCCAGGCCTTATTTTTATATTTTGCTGTCTCTGACTTTTTCGGAATTAATTTCGATGCTGTTACCGCTGGAATAATTGCAATTGCTATTAATGCAGGTGCCTATATTGCTGAAATTGTGCGTGGTGGGGTAGAATCAATTGATAAAGGGCAAATGGAAGCAGGCAGATCAATTGGCTTAAATGCTACTCAGACAATGCAGTATATTATCTGGCCGCAAGCATTTAAACGGATGATTCCACCGTTAGGTAATCAATTTATTATTAGCTTGAAAGATACTTCTATTTTTGCTGTCATATCTCTTAGTGAAATGACTTATCTTATGAGACAATATGTTAGTACTACAGGAGAAACCTTCGTACCTTATGTGATGCTTTGTTTTGGTTATTTAATAATTACGATTCCTGCAATGGTTTTATTACGCTGGATTGAACGGAGGTTAGATGTTTAA
- a CDS encoding alpha/beta hydrolase: MLKLTPFFPYIYLTSFIMIVLYVSYLTVFYVTQDDMLFQSPPFSDNDIASIENDEHYEEVRINVEDNLSLHGWLLHQKDAPSPAPLLIYFGGNAEVASQSIDDFEVLSKWNVLFVNYRGYGLSDGEPSEETLFHDAEVIYDVMKERSDVKEDQIVIMGRSMGSAPATHVSKQRDVAGTILVSPYDNRKRLIKHRYPLLPFSSLIRHPFENSDKAPYIMSPVLGFIATEDKVIPPDHSEKTLVSWGGPNRTIWIDGYGHNDLQTTDSYWEGIQTFLNEL; encoded by the coding sequence ATGCTAAAACTGACACCTTTTTTTCCATATATTTATTTAACTAGCTTTATTATGATTGTATTATATGTTAGTTATCTCACGGTATTTTATGTTACACAAGATGATATGTTGTTTCAGTCACCACCATTTTCCGATAATGACATCGCGTCAATAGAAAACGACGAACATTATGAAGAAGTCAGGATAAATGTAGAAGATAATCTATCTCTTCATGGGTGGTTGCTACATCAAAAAGATGCGCCATCACCTGCGCCACTTCTCATCTACTTCGGCGGAAATGCTGAAGTAGCCTCCCAATCGATAGATGATTTTGAAGTATTGTCGAAATGGAATGTCTTATTTGTTAATTATCGTGGCTATGGGTTAAGCGATGGTGAACCAAGTGAAGAAACCTTGTTTCATGATGCAGAAGTGATTTATGATGTCATGAAGGAACGGTCAGATGTGAAAGAAGACCAAATTGTTATCATGGGAAGAAGCATGGGCTCTGCCCCCGCAACACACGTGTCTAAACAAAGGGATGTAGCTGGTACTATTTTAGTTTCCCCATATGATAACCGCAAACGGTTAATTAAACATCGTTATCCATTATTGCCATTCTCTTCACTTATCCGCCATCCATTTGAAAATAGTGATAAGGCGCCATACATTATGTCTCCTGTCTTAGGTTTCATAGCCACAGAAGACAAAGTCATACCACCAGATCATTCAGAAAAAACGCTCGTCTCTTGGGGTGGCCCTAATAGAACTATTTGGATTGACGGGTATGGCCACAATGATCTCCAAACCACTGATAGCTATTGGGAAGGAATACAGACGTTTCTTAATGAGTTGTAA
- a CDS encoding TIGR04053 family radical SAM/SPASM domain-containing protein yields MVKPSHSIHHGHSHGNKAMTIDYNKNPFIVIWEVTRACELRCVHCRANAQTLPHPHELSHKQGIKLIDDIYEMDNPMLVFTGGDCMMRKDLFELADYAIKKGMRVSMTPSATDNVTPAKIKKAKEVGLARWGLSLDGPTPKIHDQFRGTSGSFNLTLSKIKELKVYDMPLQINTVISRYNYDYLEEMAALVEELGVIMWYIFLLVPTGRGQINDCLTPAEHEKVFRWLYELNKTAPFDIKTTAAQHHRRVVLQQKVKDNMIERGKIHYADAISDTASHIDGLNRAPKSVNDGNGFIFISHTGDIMPSGLLPIKVGNVKEKPLKDIYRHSPILKELRDPNLYKGKCGVCDYRFVCGGSRSRAYAVTGDYLESEPFCIYIPEAYHKIK; encoded by the coding sequence ATGGTAAAGCCCTCTCACTCTATACATCATGGCCATTCACACGGTAATAAAGCAATGACGATTGATTATAACAAAAATCCCTTTATCGTTATTTGGGAAGTCACACGAGCCTGTGAGCTTCGCTGTGTTCATTGTCGTGCTAATGCTCAAACGCTGCCTCATCCTCATGAATTGTCCCACAAGCAGGGAATAAAACTCATTGATGATATTTATGAGATGGACAATCCTATGCTCGTCTTTACCGGTGGGGACTGTATGATGCGAAAGGATTTATTTGAATTAGCTGATTATGCCATCAAAAAAGGCATGAGAGTATCTATGACACCAAGTGCTACAGACAATGTTACACCAGCTAAAATTAAAAAAGCAAAAGAGGTTGGCTTGGCACGTTGGGGCTTAAGTCTCGACGGCCCTACTCCGAAGATCCACGATCAGTTTAGAGGCACATCCGGTTCTTTCAACTTAACACTTTCTAAAATAAAAGAATTAAAAGTATATGATATGCCTCTGCAAATTAATACTGTTATTTCTCGTTATAATTACGATTATTTAGAAGAGATGGCTGCATTAGTTGAAGAGCTAGGCGTCATTATGTGGTATATTTTTCTTCTTGTTCCCACAGGTCGCGGACAGATAAATGATTGTTTGACACCTGCCGAACATGAAAAAGTGTTTCGATGGTTATATGAGCTAAATAAAACTGCTCCTTTTGACATTAAGACGACGGCAGCGCAACACCATCGACGCGTCGTGCTCCAACAAAAAGTAAAAGATAACATGATAGAGCGAGGAAAAATTCATTATGCTGATGCCATCTCCGATACAGCGTCTCATATTGATGGCTTAAATCGTGCACCTAAAAGTGTCAATGATGGTAACGGCTTTATTTTTATTTCGCATACGGGTGACATTATGCCAAGCGGCCTGCTCCCGATTAAAGTGGGGAATGTTAAAGAGAAGCCGCTTAAAGACATTTACCGCCACTCCCCTATTTTGAAAGAGCTGAGAGATCCTAATTTATACAAAGGGAAATGTGGTGTATGTGACTACCGATTCGTGTGTGGCGGGTCTCGCTCGCGCGCTTATGCGGTGACAGGTGATTATTTAGAAAGTGAACCATTCTGTATTTACATACCTGAAGCCTACCATAAAATCAAATAA
- a CDS encoding amino acid ABC transporter ATP-binding protein: MIKVTDLHKSFGAVEVLKGINAQVQEKEVVCIIGPSGSGKSTFLRCLNLLEEITSGDVVIDGKNLTDPKVNINQLRSQVGMVFQHFNLFPHMTVLKNVTLGPIKVKQVARAEAESSAMDLLEKVGLSDKAHAYPNSLSGGQKQRVAIARSLAMNPKVMLFDEPTSALDPELVGDVLGAMKDLANDGMTMVVVTHEMGFAREMGDRVIFMDQGVIMEEGKPEEIFDNPQHPRTQAFLSKLL; this comes from the coding sequence ATGATTAAAGTAACAGACTTACACAAGTCTTTCGGAGCAGTTGAAGTTTTAAAAGGCATCAATGCCCAGGTCCAAGAAAAAGAAGTAGTGTGTATCATTGGCCCTTCTGGTTCAGGAAAAAGTACTTTCTTACGATGTCTTAACTTACTCGAAGAAATTACGTCTGGTGACGTCGTAATTGATGGCAAAAATCTGACTGACCCTAAAGTGAATATAAATCAATTGCGCTCACAAGTTGGGATGGTTTTCCAACATTTTAACCTATTTCCTCATATGACAGTCTTAAAAAACGTGACGTTAGGACCCATTAAAGTTAAGCAGGTCGCTCGTGCAGAAGCGGAAAGCTCAGCTATGGATTTGCTTGAAAAAGTTGGTTTATCTGACAAAGCACACGCCTATCCAAATAGCCTTTCAGGCGGTCAAAAGCAACGAGTAGCTATCGCAAGATCTTTAGCGATGAATCCAAAAGTCATGTTATTCGATGAACCTACTTCCGCTTTAGATCCTGAACTTGTGGGAGATGTTTTAGGAGCTATGAAAGATTTAGCGAACGACGGTATGACGATGGTTGTGGTCACTCATGAAATGGGATTTGCAAGAGAAATGGGTGATCGTGTTATTTTTATGGATCAAGGTGTCATCATGGAGGAAGGAAAACCAGAAGAGATTTTCGATAATCCCCAACACCCAAGAACACAAGCATTTTTAAGTAAATTATTATAA
- a CDS encoding C40 family peptidase, with the protein MKRVMGLSFVVGMSSLLIFPTGMVEATANLESEQEEIQEQREEIQSNLSEAEQELAEILDEIEEINAQIDRTDEAIQDNKAKMEETEEEIEEQEAAIDELEAEIEELEKDIEERFELLKERASAYQKNGGNTRYLEVVLGSESFSDFVSRVFTVNKIAQADNEIIDQLEESQQKLEDSQAELQETLDSLNELHVEMEGMHKHLEEQQEENDRLREDLKAKEAETENMMASLLEEDENLRSEEADIQARIDAERQRQQEERDAQAAAESNSSSSNGSSNSNGNSNSGSSSASTASSGGGNGGAVTQVGQKYIGNSTYVFGGGRNSYDIANGRFDCSAFVAWSFSQVGISLPASTDGQKNAGRQVSTSDMRPGDLVFFDTYKTDGHVGIYMGGGQFIGAQSSTGVAIASLNSGYWGEVFNGRVVRVQ; encoded by the coding sequence ATGAAGAGAGTAATGGGATTATCGTTTGTGGTGGGAATGAGTAGTTTATTAATTTTTCCAACAGGGATGGTAGAAGCAACAGCAAATTTAGAGAGTGAGCAGGAAGAAATTCAAGAGCAGCGTGAAGAAATTCAATCAAATCTTTCAGAAGCGGAACAAGAACTTGCTGAAATCCTAGATGAAATTGAAGAAATTAATGCTCAAATTGATCGAACAGATGAAGCAATTCAAGACAATAAAGCTAAGATGGAAGAAACGGAAGAAGAAATAGAAGAGCAAGAAGCAGCCATTGACGAATTAGAAGCAGAGATTGAAGAGCTTGAAAAAGATATAGAAGAGCGGTTTGAATTACTGAAAGAACGTGCTAGCGCTTATCAAAAAAACGGAGGAAACACGCGTTATTTAGAAGTAGTTCTTGGTTCAGAAAGTTTCAGTGATTTTGTCAGTCGTGTATTCACTGTCAATAAAATTGCACAAGCCGACAATGAGATTATTGATCAACTAGAGGAAAGCCAGCAAAAATTAGAAGATAGTCAAGCAGAACTTCAAGAAACCCTTGATAGCTTAAATGAGTTACACGTTGAAATGGAAGGTATGCACAAACATCTTGAAGAGCAGCAAGAAGAAAATGATCGTTTAAGAGAAGATTTAAAAGCTAAAGAAGCAGAAACTGAAAATATGATGGCTAGCTTGTTAGAAGAAGATGAAAACTTACGATCGGAAGAAGCTGATATTCAAGCACGAATTGATGCAGAACGCCAGCGTCAGCAAGAGGAAAGAGACGCTCAAGCAGCAGCTGAGAGTAATTCAAGTAGTAGTAACGGCTCATCTAATAGTAATGGTAATAGTAACTCTGGCTCTAGTTCGGCCTCTACCGCTTCATCAGGTGGCGGCAATGGTGGAGCAGTGACACAAGTAGGTCAAAAGTATATCGGGAATTCTACATACGTATTTGGCGGTGGAAGAAATTCTTATGATATTGCAAATGGAAGATTTGATTGTTCAGCCTTTGTAGCTTGGTCTTTTTCTCAAGTAGGTATCAGTCTACCAGCTTCAACTGATGGGCAGAAAAACGCTGGTCGCCAAGTATCAACTAGTGATATGAGACCTGGAGATCTTGTTTTCTTTGATACTTACAAAACGGACGGACACGTAGGTATTTACATGGGTGGAGGTCAATTTATTGGAGCGCAAAGCTCAACAGGCGTAGCTATTGCTAGTTTGAACAGCGGCTACTGGGGTGAAGTATTCAACGGCCGAGTAGTACGTGTTCAATAA
- a CDS encoding YisL family protein, whose amino-acid sequence MFTNTHAHIFTWVVALILFVAAILLLKKGLAKQMKIVHMTLRLFYIFIIITGAGLFFNFASIDHMMYGLKTLVGIGVIACAEMVLVRMKKEKSITGVAAGLGITLLITLYLGFSLPIGFDFFH is encoded by the coding sequence ATGTTTACGAACACTCATGCACACATTTTTACGTGGGTTGTGGCGTTAATTCTATTTGTAGCTGCTATTTTATTATTAAAAAAAGGGTTAGCAAAACAAATGAAAATCGTACATATGACTTTGAGACTTTTCTACATTTTTATTATCATTACAGGAGCAGGGCTATTTTTTAATTTTGCTTCTATTGATCATATGATGTATGGCTTAAAAACGCTTGTAGGGATTGGGGTCATCGCCTGTGCTGAAATGGTACTGGTGCGTATGAAAAAAGAAAAAAGCATAACGGGTGTTGCAGCAGGTCTCGGCATAACGTTGTTAATCACACTTTATTTAGGATTTAGTTTGCCAATAGGCTTTGACTTTTTTCACTAG
- a CDS encoding transporter substrate-binding domain-containing protein → MKTLPLVGLLGAVTVVAAACGDSSANNEELPEYTVATDSNYVPFEYLNPDTGEMEGFDIDLINEIADRVGFTIDLEVVEFDGIVSGMGTGRYDIGIAGMTITEERAENFDFSDPYYDAGLMLAVRADEEEIQSIEDVDGVNVATRGSTTSETYLQENTNAEITTFPDIMNAYQDLLAGRVDAVIYDVPNVLYYIETEALGEMKAVGERLEAEQYGIAFPQGSELTEEVNDALADMKEDGTYGDIYETWFGERPDFE, encoded by the coding sequence GTGAAGACGTTACCTTTAGTAGGACTATTAGGTGCTGTCACAGTCGTGGCCGCAGCTTGTGGAGATTCATCAGCTAATAATGAGGAATTACCAGAATATACCGTCGCTACTGATTCTAATTATGTACCATTTGAATACTTAAACCCTGACACTGGTGAAATGGAAGGGTTTGATATTGATCTTATTAATGAAATAGCTGATCGTGTGGGATTTACAATCGATTTAGAAGTGGTGGAATTTGATGGTATCGTATCAGGAATGGGCACAGGTCGATATGATATTGGTATTGCAGGTATGACCATTACAGAAGAACGAGCGGAAAATTTTGATTTTTCCGATCCTTACTATGATGCTGGTTTAATGCTTGCTGTACGTGCAGATGAAGAAGAAATCCAATCTATTGAAGACGTTGATGGCGTAAATGTGGCCACCCGTGGCTCAACAACTAGCGAGACTTATTTACAAGAGAATACGAACGCTGAAATTACCACATTCCCAGACATTATGAACGCTTACCAAGACTTATTGGCGGGACGTGTGGACGCGGTTATTTATGATGTGCCCAATGTATTATATTACATTGAAACAGAAGCTTTAGGAGAAATGAAAGCTGTAGGGGAAAGGCTTGAAGCAGAGCAATACGGTATTGCTTTTCCTCAAGGATCTGAGCTAACTGAAGAAGTAAATGACGCATTAGCTGACATGAAGGAAGACGGGACATATGGCGATATTTATGAAACATGGTTTGGTGAAAGGCCTGACTTTGAATAA
- a CDS encoding cold-shock protein: protein MTQGTVKWFNAEKGFGFIEVEGQDDVFVHYSAIQGDGFKSLEEGQSVTFDIEEGQRGPQATNVQK from the coding sequence ATGACTCAAGGAACAGTAAAGTGGTTTAACGCAGAAAAAGGGTTTGGCTTCATTGAGGTGGAAGGACAAGATGATGTGTTCGTTCATTATTCAGCAATACAGGGAGATGGATTTAAATCGCTTGAAGAAGGGCAATCCGTCACATTTGATATTGAAGAAGGCCAGCGTGGACCACAAGCAACTAATGTGCAAAAATAG
- a CDS encoding DoxX family protein — MFMDFLRNNTVAAGILTILRVYLGWQWLTAGWGKAFGEFDASGYLNGVLENETVIEYYPTYHAFIENVALPNSGLFSFLVAWGEVLVGLGLILGVLTTAAAFFGIVMNFAFMFAGTISSNPWMVLLTIFILAAGYNAGKFGGDRWIIPYMRSTLFKGKLDPS, encoded by the coding sequence ATGTTCATGGATTTTTTAAGGAACAACACAGTTGCTGCAGGAATATTAACGATTCTACGTGTGTATCTTGGTTGGCAGTGGTTAACGGCAGGGTGGGGAAAGGCTTTTGGTGAGTTTGATGCTAGTGGCTATTTGAATGGTGTGCTTGAAAATGAAACGGTGATTGAATATTACCCTACTTATCATGCATTTATAGAAAACGTTGCACTTCCTAATTCAGGCTTATTTAGCTTTCTTGTGGCATGGGGAGAAGTATTAGTTGGTTTAGGACTTATATTAGGAGTTTTAACAACTGCAGCTGCTTTTTTCGGAATTGTAATGAACTTTGCTTTTATGTTTGCGGGGACGATATCTTCTAATCCGTGGATGGTGTTGCTTACCATCTTCATCTTAGCTGCCGGCTATAATGCAGGTAAATTTGGTGGTGACAGGTGGATAATTCCTTACATGAGATCTACCTTGTTTAAAGGAAAGTTAGATCCTTCTTGA
- a CDS encoding GntR family transcriptional regulator: MIDKNSPIPIYYQLEEKIKTQIDQGELQPGDMLPSEREYASQYAISRMTVRQAITKLVNDGYVYRKKGTGTFVSAKKIDQPLQGLTSFTEDMKARGMVATNRLIHFKVISPPLSVMKALNIDSSTPVYEIQRVRLADGLPMALETTYISKHLIPNITEKLLEQSLYDYVENSLGKEIGEGTQIIESSTVNQNEITHLNVKKGSPVLLIERHTYLKDGTPLELVKSSYRADRYRFMINMQR; encoded by the coding sequence ATGATTGATAAAAACTCACCTATCCCCATCTACTATCAACTGGAAGAAAAGATCAAAACGCAAATCGATCAAGGTGAACTCCAACCTGGAGATATGCTCCCTTCTGAGCGGGAATATGCCAGTCAATATGCTATCAGTCGTATGACGGTAAGGCAAGCTATTACGAAACTTGTAAATGATGGATACGTTTACCGAAAAAAAGGGACAGGAACCTTTGTATCAGCCAAAAAAATCGATCAACCACTTCAAGGCTTAACAAGCTTTACAGAAGATATGAAAGCTAGGGGAATGGTTGCAACAAACCGATTAATACATTTTAAGGTTATATCACCTCCTCTATCCGTTATGAAAGCGTTAAATATTGACTCCAGTACACCTGTTTATGAGATTCAAAGAGTCAGGTTAGCTGATGGTCTTCCTATGGCCCTAGAGACGACTTATATTTCAAAACATTTAATTCCCAATATAACAGAAAAGTTATTAGAACAATCCCTGTATGATTATGTAGAAAATAGCCTTGGTAAAGAAATAGGGGAAGGTACACAAATTATTGAGTCTTCTACCGTTAACCAAAATGAGATTACCCATCTTAACGTAAAAAAAGGGTCACCTGTCCTATTAATTGAGCGTCATACATACTTAAAAGACGGGACCCCTCTTGAATTAGTTAAGTCTTCTTATCGAGCTGATCGCTATAGATTTATGATTAACATGCAGAGGTAA